Proteins found in one Massilia sp. H6 genomic segment:
- a CDS encoding DUF4398 domain-containing protein, which produces MKQKHPMTHLAAAAVALLVLAGCTSPQRAPATADVAVSRNAVENAVSAGAAELAPAEINLARDKMIRANQALAAKDYKLARELAIQAQADAKLAQSKAATAKSTAASNALNEDLRVLQLEVDRANSQN; this is translated from the coding sequence ATGAAACAGAAACACCCGATGACCCACCTGGCGGCCGCTGCCGTCGCCCTGCTGGTCCTGGCCGGCTGCACCAGCCCGCAAAGAGCCCCGGCGACTGCCGATGTGGCCGTTTCGCGCAATGCCGTCGAAAACGCTGTCTCTGCCGGCGCTGCCGAACTGGCGCCAGCCGAGATCAACCTGGCGCGCGACAAAATGATCCGCGCCAACCAGGCGCTCGCCGCCAAGGACTACAAGCTGGCGCGCGAACTGGCGATCCAGGCCCAGGCCGATGCCAAGCTGGCGCAGAGCAAGGCAGCTACCGCCAAGTCTACCGCCGCGTCGAACGCCCTGAACGAAGACCTGCGCGTGCTGCAGCTGGAAGTTGACCGCGCCAATTCGCAGAACTGA
- a CDS encoding OmpA family protein produces MKTRSTMSLLAAAVLATACATAPMSTPTLDQARADFVSANNNPLVSQYAPLEFKQASDALNQANAAAARRESLGDVDRLAYLAKQRIATAMEVAKGKAAEANIADAGRQRTEMRLEARTAEADRAKREAEAAQAQAAQAQMQAQSAQQQAEAARQQAASAQQQNAALLQRAAMLEATLVELQAVKTERGYVVTIGDVLFATNQATMTPNAMSTLRKLADVMTQNPNRTVLVEGFTDSVGSSAYNMELSQRRAEAVASALHGMGVARDRIAMKAYGEAFPVAANDTAGNRQQNRRVEIVLSNEGAQIPPRAGAR; encoded by the coding sequence ATGAAAACACGTTCAACAATGTCGCTACTGGCCGCCGCCGTGCTCGCCACAGCCTGCGCTACCGCCCCGATGAGCACGCCGACGCTCGACCAGGCGCGTGCCGATTTTGTCTCTGCCAACAACAACCCGCTGGTGTCGCAATACGCGCCGCTCGAATTCAAGCAGGCCAGCGATGCGCTGAACCAGGCTAATGCCGCTGCCGCGCGCCGCGAAAGCCTGGGTGATGTCGACCGCCTGGCCTATCTGGCCAAGCAGCGCATTGCGACCGCGATGGAAGTTGCCAAAGGCAAGGCCGCGGAAGCCAATATCGCCGACGCCGGACGCCAGCGCACCGAAATGCGCCTGGAGGCGCGCACCGCCGAAGCCGACCGCGCCAAGCGCGAGGCCGAAGCCGCCCAGGCCCAGGCCGCCCAGGCCCAGATGCAGGCGCAGTCGGCCCAGCAACAGGCCGAAGCCGCGCGCCAGCAAGCCGCCAGCGCCCAGCAGCAAAATGCGGCGCTGCTCCAGCGCGCCGCCATGCTCGAAGCCACGCTGGTCGAACTGCAAGCCGTCAAGACCGAGCGCGGCTACGTCGTGACGATCGGCGACGTGCTGTTCGCCACCAACCAGGCGACCATGACGCCGAACGCCATGTCGACCTTGCGCAAGCTGGCCGACGTCATGACGCAGAACCCGAACCGCACCGTATTGGTCGAAGGGTTTACCGATAGCGTTGGCAGCTCTGCCTACAACATGGAACTGTCGCAGCGCAGGGCCGAGGCCGTGGCATCGGCACTGCACGGCATGGGCGTAGCGCGTGACCGCATCGCCATGAAGGCATACGGCGAAGCATTCCCTGTCGCCGCTAACGATACCGCCGGCAACCGCCAGCAAAACCGCCGTGTCGAGATCGTGTTGTCGAACGAGGGCGCGCAGATTCCGCCGCGCGCAGGCGCGCGCTGA
- a CDS encoding bacterioferritin: MEETKNLAHGFDIAAIRRAAANLDDGAVTEGYQADREAVIAMLNDALATELLCVLRYKRHYFTVSGPNTGHIKAEFLEHAQQEQDHADRIAERIVQLNGSPNFNPATLTARSHAEYDDSDDVQAMVRADLIAERVAIESYRQMILAIGDKDPTTRAMLVDIMAVEEEHADDMADLMS; encoded by the coding sequence ATGGAAGAAACAAAAAACCTGGCGCATGGCTTTGATATCGCGGCGATCCGCCGCGCGGCGGCCAACCTCGACGACGGCGCCGTCACCGAGGGCTACCAGGCCGACCGCGAAGCGGTCATCGCCATGCTCAACGATGCGCTCGCCACCGAGTTGCTGTGCGTGCTGCGCTACAAGCGCCACTACTTCACGGTGAGCGGCCCGAACACCGGCCATATCAAGGCCGAATTCCTCGAGCACGCGCAGCAAGAGCAAGACCATGCCGACCGCATTGCCGAACGCATCGTGCAGCTCAACGGCTCGCCGAACTTCAATCCGGCCACGCTGACCGCGCGCAGCCATGCCGAATACGACGATTCGGACGATGTGCAGGCGATGGTCCGTGCCGACCTGATCGCCGAACGCGTGGCGATTGAATCCTATCGCCAGATGATTCTGGCGATAGGCGACAAGGATCCAACCACGCGCGCCATGCTGGTCGACATCATGGCGGTCGAAGAAGAGCATGCCGACGACATGGCAGACCTGATGTCCTGA
- a CDS encoding YqjD family protein has translation MFDTTRTMKSQAHAQSFDSHLSDAQSDTKALVRDAQAMLTAAASLTGVKADELRERGMEMLDRALGRAGQYQGQAMAKGRELAHEADVYVQDNPWRTVAVAAGVGVLLGVLLSRKQ, from the coding sequence ATGTTCGATACCACCCGCACCATGAAATCCCAAGCCCACGCCCAATCGTTCGATAGCCATCTGTCGGATGCCCAGAGCGACACCAAGGCACTGGTACGCGACGCCCAGGCAATGCTGACCGCGGCCGCTTCGCTCACCGGCGTGAAAGCCGACGAACTGCGCGAGCGCGGCATGGAAATGCTTGACCGCGCGCTGGGTCGTGCCGGCCAGTATCAGGGCCAGGCCATGGCCAAGGGCCGCGAACTGGCGCACGAGGCCGACGTCTATGTCCAGGACAATCCATGGCGCACCGTGGCGGTCGCCGCCGGTGTCGGCGTGCTGCTCGGTGTGCTGCTGAGCCGTAAGCAATAA
- a CDS encoding phage holin family protein produces MHNPGLMGGISSLMKSLFGLVVSRVELASLELADVRNHVIELVAIFGAALLAIWFAIAYGTATIVALAWDEMGWKILLILFLVFLVITGVLVAKGLALIKQDKLGFPATMKELKNDRDMLR; encoded by the coding sequence ATGCATAACCCCGGCCTCATGGGCGGGATCTCCAGCCTGATGAAGAGCCTGTTCGGCCTGGTCGTGTCGCGGGTCGAACTGGCATCGCTCGAGCTGGCCGATGTGCGCAACCATGTCATCGAACTGGTCGCAATCTTCGGGGCTGCTCTGCTTGCCATCTGGTTCGCCATCGCCTACGGCACCGCGACCATCGTCGCGCTGGCCTGGGACGAGATGGGCTGGAAGATCCTGTTGATCCTGTTTCTCGTGTTTCTCGTCATTACCGGCGTGCTCGTGGCCAAGGGCCTGGCGCTGATCAAGCAGGATAAACTTGGTTTCCCTGCGACGATGAAAGAACTCAAGAACGACCGCGACATGCTGCGTTGA
- a CDS encoding glycine zipper 2TM domain-containing protein, producing the protein MKASRTFAAAVLAASALLTGCASTSQPYNSGYNSGYNNASMGYGTIESIQVTQGANRTSGAGAILGGVVGALAGSQVGSGSGRTAATVAGGVAGAAIGNNVERNRNAGDQEQYQINVRMDNGEYRAVTQDSVYDLRVGNRVRIVDGRVYRY; encoded by the coding sequence ATGAAAGCATCCCGTACCTTTGCTGCTGCGGTACTCGCAGCTTCGGCCCTGCTCACCGGTTGCGCCAGCACTTCGCAGCCATATAACAGCGGTTATAACAGTGGTTATAACAACGCATCGATGGGCTACGGCACAATCGAATCGATCCAGGTCACCCAGGGCGCCAACCGCACCAGCGGCGCCGGTGCCATCCTGGGCGGCGTGGTCGGCGCACTGGCGGGTAGCCAGGTCGGCAGCGGCAGCGGCCGCACGGCAGCGACCGTGGCAGGCGGTGTAGCCGGCGCGGCCATCGGAAACAATGTCGAGCGCAACCGCAATGCCGGCGACCAGGAGCAGTATCAGATCAATGTACGCATGGATAACGGTGAATACCGCGCCGTAACCCAGGACAGCGTGTACGACCTGCGCGTGGGCAACCGCGTGCGTATCGTCGACGGCCGCGTCTACCGTTATTGA
- a CDS encoding BON domain-containing protein yields MKIAQHLVTASFAAVIAITSVGCASTPTSTSAGEYVDDAVITTKVKAAFAADPTVKATEINVETFKGDVQLSGFVAQPGDAQRAVEIARGVKGVSSVKNDIRVK; encoded by the coding sequence ATGAAAATTGCACAACACCTCGTTACCGCCTCTTTCGCTGCCGTCATCGCCATCACTTCGGTTGGTTGCGCTTCGACCCCGACCAGCACCAGCGCCGGCGAATACGTCGACGACGCCGTCATCACCACCAAGGTGAAGGCTGCCTTCGCTGCCGACCCAACCGTCAAGGCTACCGAAATCAACGTCGAAACCTTCAAAGGCGACGTCCAGCTGTCGGGCTTCGTCGCCCAGCCAGGCGATGCCCAGCGCGCTGTTGAAATTGCGCGTGGCGTCAAAGGTGTAAGCTCGGTCAAGAACGACATCCGCGTCAAGTAA
- a CDS encoding AI-2E family transporter, with protein sequence MQLAPSDPAPSAALAPDNTAPAAPAPGGPGVEPRPAGDELTMHAGGLRLPLHVNARGLSLGILATIATIFALQWAQKFFVPLLLGIFIAYTLNPVVRWLERRRVKRVIGATMVTVLILTAMGGTLYRLQDEFFNIIDELPTLTHKVTRILTSSGQAGERSTIRQVQAAAAEIERAASDAGGGEERRTIQKRTQSVPPVPDSGAPGIRVMDWVLAGSVSLATFLSQATMVIFLVFFLLLAGDTFKRKLVKLTGPSLTRKKVTVHILDDINSSIQNYMFMLLVTNTILALLTWAALRAIGLENAGAWAAFAGVAHVIPYFGPLLITIATGAVAFFQFESLRMVILVAGSSLGIATLVGMVVTTWMTGKIAKMNPAAVFVSLLFWGWLWGMWGLLLGIPVVVVLKVISERVEGMEVVTELLGE encoded by the coding sequence ATGCAGCTTGCACCATCCGATCCGGCACCATCTGCTGCGTTAGCGCCTGACAATACCGCCCCGGCGGCGCCGGCCCCTGGTGGGCCTGGCGTGGAGCCCCGCCCTGCGGGCGATGAGCTCACCATGCACGCAGGCGGCCTGCGGCTGCCGCTGCACGTCAATGCGCGTGGCCTGTCGCTCGGCATCCTCGCTACCATCGCCACCATCTTCGCACTGCAATGGGCGCAAAAGTTCTTTGTCCCGCTGCTGCTCGGCATCTTCATCGCGTATACCCTCAACCCGGTCGTCAGATGGCTTGAGCGCAGGCGTGTCAAGCGCGTCATCGGCGCGACCATGGTCACCGTGCTCATCCTTACTGCGATGGGTGGCACCCTGTACCGCCTGCAAGACGAATTCTTCAATATCATCGACGAGCTGCCCACGCTCACACACAAGGTCACGCGCATCCTGACCAGTAGCGGGCAGGCCGGCGAACGCTCGACCATCCGGCAAGTGCAGGCAGCCGCGGCCGAGATCGAGCGCGCGGCATCGGACGCCGGCGGCGGCGAAGAACGCCGCACCATCCAGAAGCGCACCCAGTCGGTGCCGCCGGTGCCAGACAGCGGCGCCCCGGGCATCCGCGTCATGGACTGGGTGCTTGCCGGATCGGTGAGCCTGGCGACCTTCCTGTCGCAGGCCACCATGGTGATCTTCCTGGTGTTCTTCCTGCTGCTGGCAGGCGATACCTTCAAGCGCAAGCTGGTCAAGCTGACCGGCCCTTCGCTCACGCGCAAGAAAGTCACCGTTCACATCCTGGACGACATCAATAGCTCGATCCAGAACTACATGTTCATGCTGCTGGTGACAAATACCATCCTGGCGCTGCTGACCTGGGCGGCGCTGCGCGCCATCGGCCTGGAAAACGCCGGCGCCTGGGCGGCATTTGCCGGTGTGGCCCACGTCATTCCTTACTTCGGCCCGCTCCTGATCACCATCGCCACCGGCGCCGTGGCCTTCTTCCAGTTCGAATCGCTGCGTATGGTGATCCTGGTCGCCGGCTCTTCGCTGGGCATCGCCACACTGGTCGGCATGGTCGTCACCACCTGGATGACTGGCAAGATCGCCAAGATGAATCCGGCTGCCGTATTCGTCAGCCTGCTGTTCTGGGGCTGGCTGTGGGGAATGTGGGGCTTGCTGCTCGGTATTCCTGTGGTAGTGGTGCTGAAAGTGATCTCGGAGCGGGTCGAGGGAATGGAAGTCGTCACAGAACTGCTGGGCGAGTAG
- a CDS encoding YihY/virulence factor BrkB family protein, whose amino-acid sequence MDVKKWQLYSRGLIGVVRCAFTEWLAHRAASKGAALAFYTLFSLAPILVLVIAVAGMFYGHDAAQGQLLDELRGLVGAQGAETIQTILAGARNQEDGRFATIVAGVLLLIGATTVFAELKDSLDEIWGVPPPKDAGFWDLIRTRLLSFGLILVLGFLLLVSLAVSAGLAVIENYIGDMWKDAAFVMGWVARGISFVVIAVLFGVIYKLLPRIRLSWHDVIIGALGTAAMFSLGKFLIGLYIGNSGAADSFGAAGSLIALLLWVYYSAQIFFLGAEFARQYALKMGSLKHKPKEETGDLPRDKPGKKAPLPTKKWKDGRAS is encoded by the coding sequence ATGGATGTAAAAAAGTGGCAGCTCTATTCGCGTGGCCTGATCGGCGTCGTGCGCTGCGCCTTCACCGAATGGCTGGCGCACCGCGCTGCCAGCAAGGGGGCCGCACTGGCCTTCTACACGCTGTTTTCGCTGGCGCCGATCCTGGTGCTGGTCATTGCCGTCGCCGGCATGTTCTACGGACACGATGCAGCGCAAGGACAATTGCTCGACGAATTGCGCGGCCTGGTCGGCGCCCAGGGCGCAGAGACCATCCAGACCATCCTGGCGGGTGCACGCAACCAGGAGGACGGTCGCTTCGCGACCATCGTCGCCGGCGTATTGCTGCTGATCGGTGCCACTACTGTGTTCGCGGAACTCAAGGACAGCCTGGACGAAATCTGGGGCGTCCCGCCACCGAAAGACGCCGGCTTCTGGGACCTGATACGTACCCGCCTGCTGTCGTTCGGCCTGATCCTGGTGCTGGGTTTCCTGCTGTTGGTCTCGCTGGCGGTCAGTGCCGGCCTGGCCGTGATCGAAAACTATATCGGCGACATGTGGAAGGATGCGGCATTCGTGATGGGCTGGGTAGCCAGGGGCATCAGCTTCGTGGTCATCGCGGTATTGTTCGGCGTGATCTACAAGCTGCTGCCGCGGATCAGGCTGTCATGGCATGACGTGATCATCGGTGCACTCGGCACCGCAGCCATGTTCTCTCTCGGAAAGTTCCTGATTGGCCTGTACATCGGCAACAGTGGCGCCGCCGACAGCTTCGGCGCGGCCGGCTCCTTGATTGCCTTGCTGCTGTGGGTGTATTACTCGGCCCAGATCTTCTTTCTTGGGGCCGAGTTTGCGCGCCAGTATGCGCTCAAGATGGGAAGCCTCAAGCACAAGCCGAAGGAAGAAACCGGCGACCTTCCGCGCGACAAGCCAGGGAAGAAAGCACCGCTGCCGACCAAGAAATGGAAGGATGGTCGCGCCAGTTAG
- a CDS encoding OmpA family protein yields MINSKKIALAVAMLCSASTALAQEINPSWYIQPNVIHVKPDVDFGVRDREWGGGLKFGKAVSPMWDIQFGASQVRFEEGPARYRQTLLGADALLMFSRDRFRPFVLFGLGLERDKVQNLLRNVGKNSPYLTAGIGFQASLSPQWSLQADLRSVRGFLRDDEQFGFERSNNKYFTLGLNYAFNPPPVAAAPAPAPAPMAEAPAPAPAPAPVAPPQARFEKVTLEATKLFEFDKADIIMPSPKLDEIAAALQADPSVTDVDIVGYTDRLGSEQYNLALSERRANAVRDYLVSKGIDGNRLKAYGKGEANPLVQCSETNRKALIDCLEPNRRVEVEQITVEKRVQ; encoded by the coding sequence GTGATTAATTCGAAGAAGATCGCCCTCGCCGTAGCCATGCTGTGCTCGGCTAGCACCGCCCTGGCCCAGGAAATCAATCCATCGTGGTACATCCAGCCTAACGTTATCCATGTCAAACCAGATGTCGACTTCGGCGTGCGCGACCGCGAATGGGGCGGCGGCCTCAAGTTTGGCAAGGCCGTGTCGCCAATGTGGGACATCCAGTTCGGTGCGAGCCAGGTACGCTTCGAAGAGGGTCCGGCGCGCTATCGCCAGACGCTGCTGGGCGCCGACGCCCTGCTGATGTTCTCACGCGACCGCTTCCGCCCGTTCGTGCTGTTCGGTCTCGGCCTCGAGCGCGACAAGGTACAGAATCTCCTGCGTAACGTTGGCAAGAACTCTCCCTACCTGACCGCGGGTATCGGCTTCCAGGCGTCGCTGAGCCCACAATGGTCGCTCCAGGCCGACCTGCGCAGCGTGCGCGGCTTCCTGCGCGACGACGAGCAGTTCGGTTTCGAGCGCAGCAACAATAAATACTTCACCCTGGGCCTGAACTACGCGTTCAATCCGCCGCCGGTCGCCGCCGCACCGGCCCCCGCCCCAGCGCCCATGGCTGAAGCACCGGCCCCGGCACCGGCACCGGCACCGGTCGCACCACCGCAGGCGCGATTCGAGAAAGTAACGCTCGAAGCAACCAAGCTGTTCGAATTCGACAAGGCCGACATCATCATGCCGTCGCCCAAGCTCGATGAAATCGCTGCCGCCCTGCAGGCCGATCCAAGCGTCACCGACGTCGACATCGTGGGCTACACCGACCGCCTCGGTTCCGAGCAATACAACCTGGCGCTGTCCGAGCGCCGCGCCAACGCCGTGCGTGACTACCTGGTCAGCAAGGGCATCGACGGCAACCGTCTGAAGGCCTATGGCAAGGGCGAAGCCAATCCACTGGTCCAGTGCAGCGAGACCAACCGCAAGGCGCTGATCGATTGCCTCGAACCTAACCGTCGCGTCGAAGTCGAGCAGATCACCGTCGAAAAGCGCGTCCAGTAA
- a CDS encoding winged helix-turn-helix domain-containing protein produces MHATTHHNAVQGDIGVVHTSSNSALIERVPPQPTERAPISLAPIERVRSTSATQRRIENMQKLINELSTHEMLADEIAWFLKFSPSGARKYIRDLREAGVIELARYIEGTATYLGKAVYQICPDQDRVKAFLAAICQPKREGAAPRKERPGLREQNMAGSGRHFHILADDTHYAIRVNRNPVTRDPLVAALFGPPPVQNAK; encoded by the coding sequence ATGCATGCAACGACTCACCACAACGCGGTGCAAGGCGACATCGGCGTAGTACACACTTCCAGCAATTCGGCGCTGATCGAACGCGTTCCCCCGCAACCAACCGAACGTGCGCCGATTTCGCTGGCACCGATCGAACGTGTGCGTTCGACTTCGGCCACCCAGCGTCGGATCGAGAACATGCAAAAGCTGATCAACGAGCTCTCGACCCATGAAATGCTGGCGGACGAAATCGCCTGGTTCCTGAAGTTCTCGCCCTCCGGCGCCCGCAAATACATCCGCGACCTGCGCGAAGCCGGCGTGATCGAACTGGCCCGTTATATCGAAGGCACCGCTACCTACCTGGGCAAGGCCGTGTACCAGATCTGCCCTGACCAGGACCGCGTTAAGGCTTTCCTGGCTGCTATTTGCCAGCCAAAGCGCGAAGGAGCCGCCCCGCGCAAGGAACGTCCCGGGCTGCGCGAGCAGAACATGGCTGGCAGCGGCCGCCACTTCCACATCCTGGCCGACGATACCCACTATGCGATCCGTGTGAACCGTAATCCGGTTACCCGTGATCCACTGGTTGCCGCTCTGTTTGGTCCGCCGCCAGTGCAGAACGCCAAGTAA
- a CDS encoding glutathione peroxidase, with the protein MSQTANAAPQLPSPDTLQGRPVPSVTFKTRSGAEWKDLSSDELFSGKTVVVFSLPGAFTPTCSSNHLPRYNELAPVLRANGVDDILCMSVNDAFVMNQWKAGQDATNITVIPDGNGDFTKGMNMLVDKRDLGFGQRSWRYAMLVKNGVIDKIFIEPEREGDPFEVSDADTMLHYINPEARIPDAVVVFSRPGCPHCARAKAALKENDITFTEVLEDQKITANVLRAITGSMTWPQVFVGGKLIGGADEVLDYVNQQGR; encoded by the coding sequence ATGTCGCAGACCGCCAACGCAGCCCCCCAACTTCCCAGCCCCGATACTCTCCAGGGCAGGCCTGTTCCGAGCGTTACCTTCAAGACGCGCTCCGGCGCAGAATGGAAAGACTTGAGCTCGGATGAGTTATTCAGTGGCAAGACCGTGGTGGTGTTCTCGCTGCCCGGCGCATTCACGCCGACGTGCTCTTCGAACCATTTGCCGCGATACAACGAACTGGCGCCGGTGCTGCGCGCAAACGGGGTCGACGATATCCTGTGCATGTCGGTCAATGACGCCTTCGTCATGAACCAGTGGAAGGCCGGTCAGGACGCCACCAATATCACCGTGATCCCGGATGGGAACGGTGATTTCACGAAAGGCATGAACATGCTGGTCGACAAGCGCGATCTCGGCTTCGGGCAGCGTTCCTGGCGCTATGCGATGCTGGTCAAGAATGGCGTGATCGACAAGATCTTCATCGAGCCCGAGCGCGAAGGCGACCCGTTCGAGGTGTCCGATGCCGATACCATGCTTCACTATATCAACCCTGAGGCACGGATTCCCGACGCAGTCGTGGTGTTCTCACGCCCGGGGTGCCCGCACTGTGCGCGTGCCAAAGCGGCATTGAAGGAGAATGACATCACGTTCACCGAAGTGTTGGAAGACCAGAAAATAACGGCCAATGTACTGCGTGCCATCACTGGCAGCATGACATGGCCCCAGGTCTTCGTCGGCGGCAAGCTCATCGGCGGGGCCGACGAGGTGCTCGATTACGTCAACCAGCAAGGACGCTAA
- a CDS encoding zinc-dependent peptidase, with protein sequence MEGIIAGLLATGLLAAWLLPKWRLRRALARPLAPALVTILARNVTQYPGMDQAGQLRLQALVQQFLHEKTFVGCAGLDMTDEMRVTIAGQACLLVLGRAGDATPAEVYPSLHAVLVYPGAFLARRREVDAAGVVSEQPQDLLGESWGDGRVILSWDHVRRAGVDEPAGSHNVVLHEFAHQLDSESGSTNGAPYLGSTARYRSWSEVLSRDFDQLRHEAMWGHQGVLDHYGASSPAEFFAVATESFFEQPHRLARRHPELFGEFLKYYRLDPRVWMAEPADSLDEPADGQLVYGQWR encoded by the coding sequence ATGGAAGGCATCATCGCCGGCCTCCTGGCAACTGGCCTGCTGGCGGCATGGCTGCTGCCGAAATGGCGCCTGCGCCGGGCGCTGGCGCGTCCACTCGCTCCGGCACTGGTTACTATTCTTGCGCGCAATGTCACCCAATACCCCGGCATGGACCAGGCCGGGCAGCTGCGGCTGCAAGCCCTGGTCCAGCAATTCCTGCATGAAAAAACCTTCGTCGGCTGCGCCGGACTGGACATGACCGACGAGATGCGCGTCACCATTGCCGGCCAGGCCTGCCTGCTGGTGCTGGGACGGGCCGGGGATGCGACCCCGGCCGAGGTCTATCCTTCGCTGCATGCGGTGCTAGTCTATCCCGGGGCGTTTCTGGCGCGGCGGCGCGAGGTCGATGCCGCCGGGGTAGTGTCCGAGCAGCCGCAGGACTTGCTGGGCGAGTCCTGGGGCGATGGCCGGGTAATCCTGTCCTGGGACCATGTGCGCCGTGCCGGCGTAGACGAGCCGGCCGGAAGCCATAATGTCGTGCTGCACGAATTTGCCCACCAGCTCGACAGCGAATCAGGCAGCACCAATGGGGCGCCTTACCTTGGCAGTACTGCGCGCTACCGCAGCTGGTCCGAAGTGTTGTCGCGCGACTTTGACCAACTGCGCCATGAAGCAATGTGGGGACACCAGGGCGTGCTCGACCATTACGGCGCAAGCAGCCCGGCCGAATTCTTCGCGGTGGCCACCGAAAGCTTTTTTGAACAGCCGCACCGGCTGGCGCGCCGCCATCCCGAGCTGTTCGGGGAGTTTCTTAAGTATTACCGGCTCGACCCGCGCGTGTGGATGGCGGAACCGGCCGACTCCCTGGACGAACCCGCCGACGGGCAGTTGGTCTACGGGCAATGGCGGTAA
- a CDS encoding VOC family protein has product MRTVVYPVTDLHAATAWYQQVVGQAPYFNEAFYVGFEVGGFELGLVPDGEPGTSGATAYWGTQDADAELARLIGLGAAVEAPVTDVGGGIRVATVRDPFGNLFGVIQNPHFDPSKVR; this is encoded by the coding sequence ATGCGCACCGTTGTCTACCCCGTTACCGATCTGCACGCAGCCACCGCCTGGTACCAACAGGTCGTCGGCCAGGCGCCCTATTTCAATGAAGCCTTCTATGTCGGCTTCGAGGTGGGCGGATTTGAACTTGGCCTGGTCCCGGATGGCGAACCGGGCACGAGCGGCGCAACCGCCTATTGGGGCACCCAGGATGCCGATGCCGAGCTGGCGCGCCTGATTGGTCTGGGAGCAGCTGTCGAAGCGCCCGTCACCGATGTCGGAGGCGGCATCCGCGTTGCCACCGTGCGTGATCCTTTCGGTAACTTGTTCGGCGTGATCCAGAATCCACACTTCGATCCATCCAAGGTCAGGTAA
- the otnI gene encoding 2-oxo-tetronate isomerase: MPKFAANLSTMFTEAAFLERFGLARAAGFDAVEFQFPYAFEPRQIVQRLQRYGLELVLHNLPGGDWAAGERGMACDPRRVAQFRDSVALALEYALELGVRRLHCPAGKLAPNAAPERAHAAYVENLRYAAAQCAQHGIDLLIEPINPRDIPGYFLTGTRQAAAIIAECGADNLFLQYDIYHAQRSEGELAGTLRQFLPLIRHMQLADVPGRHQPGTGEINFPYLFRLIDELGYAGWIGCEYQPQGATCDSLDWLAAARKAASSVAAQAGAGQLDSA; encoded by the coding sequence ATGCCCAAGTTTGCCGCCAACCTCAGCACGATGTTTACCGAAGCTGCTTTTCTGGAGCGCTTCGGCCTCGCCCGCGCGGCCGGTTTCGACGCTGTCGAGTTCCAGTTTCCGTATGCCTTCGAGCCGCGCCAGATTGTCCAGCGCCTGCAGCGCTACGGCCTGGAACTGGTTCTGCACAACTTGCCCGGCGGCGACTGGGCAGCCGGCGAGCGCGGCATGGCCTGCGACCCGCGCCGTGTGGCGCAGTTCCGGGACAGCGTCGCCCTGGCCCTCGAATACGCGCTTGAGCTTGGTGTGCGCCGGTTGCACTGCCCGGCCGGCAAGCTTGCGCCCAACGCTGCGCCGGAGCGCGCCCACGCCGCCTACGTCGAGAACCTGCGCTATGCCGCCGCGCAATGCGCGCAGCACGGCATCGATTTACTGATCGAGCCGATCAATCCGCGCGACATTCCGGGCTATTTCTTGACCGGGACACGCCAGGCCGCAGCCATCATCGCCGAATGCGGTGCCGACAACCTGTTCCTGCAGTACGATATCTACCACGCACAGCGCAGCGAAGGCGAGCTGGCCGGCACCCTGCGCCAATTCCTGCCCCTGATCCGCCACATGCAGCTGGCCGACGTTCCCGGCCGCCACCAGCCCGGTACCGGAGAAATCAATTTCCCCTACCTATTCCGCCTCATCGATGAGCTGGGCTATGCGGGCTGGATCGGCTGCGAGTACCAGCCACAGGGCGCAACGTGCGATTCGCTCGACTGGCTTGCCGCCGCGCGCAAGGCTGCCAGCTCAGTCGCGGCGCAGGCAGGCGCCGGTCAGCTGGACAGCGCCTGA